In the genome of Vanacampus margaritifer isolate UIUO_Vmar chromosome 1, RoL_Vmar_1.0, whole genome shotgun sequence, one region contains:
- the LOC144049374 gene encoding polypyrimidine tract-binding protein 1-like isoform X5: MLEATDLFASQHFALIQSRGLFQQPGGSDIKAHRLDADLYPLGSGYVPEIDPRVLSFHSSVHDISVGTKRGSDELFSSCISNGPYIMNSANGNDSKKFKGDVRSPGVPSRVVHLRKLPSDINEAEVIGLGLPFGKVTNLLMLKGKNQAFLELNSEECAQTMVSYYLSVTPVIRNHPIYMQYSTHKELKTDNSPNQVRAQAALQAVNALHGGGAIAGDVSGLAGATAQSPVLRVIVENLFYPVTLDVLHQIFSKFGTVLKIITFTKNNQFQALIQYADAIMAHNAKCLDGQNIYNACCTLRISFSKLTNLNVKYNNDKSRDYTRLDLPTADAHPTLDHQTMAAAAFAAPGIISASPYGGAHAFPPAFAIQQAVPFGPVCSSLGLAMPGIPGALASLGVGHSGMAAAAAAASRLSLAGLAAVGGHNVLLVSNLNPESVTPHCLFILFGVYGDVMRVKILFNKKENALIQMADGNQAQLAISHLNGQRLLGRAIRVTVSKHTTVQLPREGQEDQGLTKDYSNSPLHRFKKPGSKNYSNIFPPSATLHLSNIPPAVVEEDLKRLFASSGATVKAFKFFQNDRKMALIQMASVEEAIECLIEFHNHDLGENHHLRVSFSKSTI, from the exons atgttggaagcGACCGATCTCTTCGCCTCCCAACATTTCGCCTTGATCCAATCTCGGGGACTTTTTCAACAGCCGGGGGGGAGCGATATCAAAGCACA CCGCCTAGACGCTGACTTGTACCCTCTGGGATCCGGCTACGTCCCTGAAATTGA CCCCCGTGTTTTGTCTTTCCACAGCAGTGTCCATGACATATCAGTTGGCACGAAG AGAGGATCTGACGAGCTCTTTTCTTCCTGCATATCCAACGGGCCCTATATCATGAACTCAG CCAATGGCAACGACAGCAAAAAATTCAAGGGTGACGTCCGCAGTCCCGGTGTTCCGTCACGCGTGGTTCATCTACGCAAGCTGCCCAGCGACATAAACGAGGCCGAGGTCATCGGGCTCGGTTTGCCCTTTGGGAAAGTCACCAATCTGCTGATGCTGAAAGGGAAGAACCAG GCGTTCCTGGAGCTGAACAGCGAGGAGTGTGCTCAGACCATGGTGAGCTACTACTTGTCTGTGACACCCGTCATCAGAAACCACCCCATTTACATGCAATACTCCACCCACAAAGAGCTAAAGACGGACAACTCCCCCAACCAAGTG CGCGCCCAAGCTGCTCTGCAGGCGGTCAACGCTCTGCATGGCGGTGGCGCCATTGCCGGGGATGTGAGCGGCCTAGCGGGCGCCACCGCTCAAAGCCCCGTCCTGCGAGTCATTGTGGAGAACCTCTTCTACCCGGTCACCCTGGATGTACTGCACCAG ataTTTTCCAAATTCGGCACAGTTCTGAAGATCATCACATTTACAAAGAACAACCAGTTCCAGGCTCTCATCCAGTATGCTGATGCCATAATGGCCCACAATGCCAAA tGTCTGGATGGGCAGAACATCTACAATGCCTGCTGCACCCTCAGAATCAGCTTCTCTAAGCTCACCAACCTGAATGTCAAATACAACAACGACAAGAGCAGGGACTACACCCGCCTGGATCTCCCCACCGCTGACGCTCATCCCACCCTGGACCACCAGACCATGGCTGCTGCTGCCTTTG CTGCCCCTGGTATAATTTCTGCCTCTCCGTATGGAGGCGCTCATGCTTTCCCACCTGCTTTTGCCATCCAGCAAGCAG TACCCTTTGGACCCGTTTGCTCCTCCCTAGGTCTTGCAATGCCCGGCATCCCCGGTGCCTTGGCGTCATTGGGCGTCGGGCACAGCGGCATGGCGGCggcagccgccgccgccagtCGCCTCAGCCTGGCCGGGCTCGCTGCCGTCGGCGGACACAACGTCCTGTTGGTCAGCAATCTGAACCCGGAG AGCGTTACGCCACACTGCCTCTTTATTCTTTTCG GTGTGTATGGCGACGTGATGAGAGTCAAGATCCTGTTCAATAAAAAAGAGAACGCTCTGATCCAGATGGCCGATGGCAACCAGGCTCAGCTAG CCATCAGCCACCTGAATGGCCAGCGGCTGCTCGGCAGGGCCATCCGCGTGACGGTGTCCAAGCACACCACGGTGCAGTTGCCGAGAGAAGGCCAGGAGGACCAGGGCCTGACCAAGGACTACAGCAACTCACCGCTGCATCGCTTCAAAAAGCCCGGCTCCAAGAACTACTCAAACATCTTTCCACCATCGGCCACGCTCCATTTGTCCAATATACC GCCTGCTGTGGTGGAAGAAGACCTCAAGAGGCTTTTTGCCAGCTCAGGAGCCACAGTCAAAGCCTTCAAGTTCTTTCA AAACGATCGCAAGATGGCCCTGATCCAGATGGCCTCAGTGGAGGAGGCCATCGAGTGCCTGATTGAGTTCCACAACCACGACCTGGGAGAGAACCACCACCTCAGAGTGTCCTTCTCAAAATCCACCATCTGA
- the LOC144049374 gene encoding polypyrimidine tract-binding protein 1-like isoform X6, with protein sequence MLEATDLFASQHFALIQSRGLFQQPGGSDIKAHRLDADLYPLGSGYVPEIDSVHDISVGTKRGSDELFSSCISNGPYIMNSANGNDSKKFKGDVRSPGVPSRVVHLRKLPSDINEAEVIGLGLPFGKVTNLLMLKGKNQAFLELNSEECAQTMVSYYLSVTPVIRNHPIYMQYSTHKELKTDNSPNQVRAQAALQAVNALHGGGAIAGDVSGLAGATAQSPVLRVIVENLFYPVTLDVLHQIFSKFGTVLKIITFTKNNQFQALIQYADAIMAHNAKCLDGQNIYNACCTLRISFSKLTNLNVKYNNDKSRDYTRLDLPTADAHPTLDHQTMAAAAFAAPGIISASPYGGAHAFPPAFAIQQAVPFGPVCSSLGLAMPGIPGALASLGVGHSGMAAAAAAASRLSLAGLAAVGGHNVLLVSNLNPESVTPHCLFILFGVYGDVMRVKILFNKKENALIQMADGNQAQLAISHLNGQRLLGRAIRVTVSKHTTVQLPREGQEDQGLTKDYSNSPLHRFKKPGSKNYSNIFPPSATLHLSNIPPAVVEEDLKRLFASSGATVKAFKFFQNDRKMALIQMASVEEAIECLIEFHNHDLGENHHLRVSFSKSTI encoded by the exons atgttggaagcGACCGATCTCTTCGCCTCCCAACATTTCGCCTTGATCCAATCTCGGGGACTTTTTCAACAGCCGGGGGGGAGCGATATCAAAGCACA CCGCCTAGACGCTGACTTGTACCCTCTGGGATCCGGCTACGTCCCTGAAATTGA CAGTGTCCATGACATATCAGTTGGCACGAAG AGAGGATCTGACGAGCTCTTTTCTTCCTGCATATCCAACGGGCCCTATATCATGAACTCAG CCAATGGCAACGACAGCAAAAAATTCAAGGGTGACGTCCGCAGTCCCGGTGTTCCGTCACGCGTGGTTCATCTACGCAAGCTGCCCAGCGACATAAACGAGGCCGAGGTCATCGGGCTCGGTTTGCCCTTTGGGAAAGTCACCAATCTGCTGATGCTGAAAGGGAAGAACCAG GCGTTCCTGGAGCTGAACAGCGAGGAGTGTGCTCAGACCATGGTGAGCTACTACTTGTCTGTGACACCCGTCATCAGAAACCACCCCATTTACATGCAATACTCCACCCACAAAGAGCTAAAGACGGACAACTCCCCCAACCAAGTG CGCGCCCAAGCTGCTCTGCAGGCGGTCAACGCTCTGCATGGCGGTGGCGCCATTGCCGGGGATGTGAGCGGCCTAGCGGGCGCCACCGCTCAAAGCCCCGTCCTGCGAGTCATTGTGGAGAACCTCTTCTACCCGGTCACCCTGGATGTACTGCACCAG ataTTTTCCAAATTCGGCACAGTTCTGAAGATCATCACATTTACAAAGAACAACCAGTTCCAGGCTCTCATCCAGTATGCTGATGCCATAATGGCCCACAATGCCAAA tGTCTGGATGGGCAGAACATCTACAATGCCTGCTGCACCCTCAGAATCAGCTTCTCTAAGCTCACCAACCTGAATGTCAAATACAACAACGACAAGAGCAGGGACTACACCCGCCTGGATCTCCCCACCGCTGACGCTCATCCCACCCTGGACCACCAGACCATGGCTGCTGCTGCCTTTG CTGCCCCTGGTATAATTTCTGCCTCTCCGTATGGAGGCGCTCATGCTTTCCCACCTGCTTTTGCCATCCAGCAAGCAG TACCCTTTGGACCCGTTTGCTCCTCCCTAGGTCTTGCAATGCCCGGCATCCCCGGTGCCTTGGCGTCATTGGGCGTCGGGCACAGCGGCATGGCGGCggcagccgccgccgccagtCGCCTCAGCCTGGCCGGGCTCGCTGCCGTCGGCGGACACAACGTCCTGTTGGTCAGCAATCTGAACCCGGAG AGCGTTACGCCACACTGCCTCTTTATTCTTTTCG GTGTGTATGGCGACGTGATGAGAGTCAAGATCCTGTTCAATAAAAAAGAGAACGCTCTGATCCAGATGGCCGATGGCAACCAGGCTCAGCTAG CCATCAGCCACCTGAATGGCCAGCGGCTGCTCGGCAGGGCCATCCGCGTGACGGTGTCCAAGCACACCACGGTGCAGTTGCCGAGAGAAGGCCAGGAGGACCAGGGCCTGACCAAGGACTACAGCAACTCACCGCTGCATCGCTTCAAAAAGCCCGGCTCCAAGAACTACTCAAACATCTTTCCACCATCGGCCACGCTCCATTTGTCCAATATACC GCCTGCTGTGGTGGAAGAAGACCTCAAGAGGCTTTTTGCCAGCTCAGGAGCCACAGTCAAAGCCTTCAAGTTCTTTCA AAACGATCGCAAGATGGCCCTGATCCAGATGGCCTCAGTGGAGGAGGCCATCGAGTGCCTGATTGAGTTCCACAACCACGACCTGGGAGAGAACCACCACCTCAGAGTGTCCTTCTCAAAATCCACCATCTGA
- the LOC144049374 gene encoding polypyrimidine tract-binding protein 1-like isoform X7: protein MLEATDLFASQHFALIQSRGLFQQPGGSDIKAHRLDADLYPLGSGYVPEIDSVHDISVGTKRGSDELFSSCISNGPYIMNSANGNDSKKFKGDVRSPGVPSRVVHLRKLPSDINEAEVIGLGLPFGKVTNLLMLKGKNQAFLELNSEECAQTMVSYYLSVTPVIRNHPIYMQYSTHKELKTDNSPNQVRAQAALQAVNALHGGGAIAGDVSGLAGATAQSPVLRVIVENLFYPVTLDVLHQIFSKFGTVLKIITFTKNNQFQALIQYADAIMAHNAKCLDGQNIYNACCTLRISFSKLTNLNVKYNNDKSRDYTRLDLPTADAHPTLDHQTMAAAAFAAPGIISASPYGGAHAFPPAFAIQQAGLAMPGIPGALASLGVGHSGMAAAAAAASRLSLAGLAAVGGHNVLLVSNLNPESVTPHCLFILFGVYGDVMRVKILFNKKENALIQMADGNQAQLAISHLNGQRLLGRAIRVTVSKHTTVQLPREGQEDQGLTKDYSNSPLHRFKKPGSKNYSNIFPPSATLHLSNIPPAVVEEDLKRLFASSGATVKAFKFFQNDRKMALIQMASVEEAIECLIEFHNHDLGENHHLRVSFSKSTI, encoded by the exons atgttggaagcGACCGATCTCTTCGCCTCCCAACATTTCGCCTTGATCCAATCTCGGGGACTTTTTCAACAGCCGGGGGGGAGCGATATCAAAGCACA CCGCCTAGACGCTGACTTGTACCCTCTGGGATCCGGCTACGTCCCTGAAATTGA CAGTGTCCATGACATATCAGTTGGCACGAAG AGAGGATCTGACGAGCTCTTTTCTTCCTGCATATCCAACGGGCCCTATATCATGAACTCAG CCAATGGCAACGACAGCAAAAAATTCAAGGGTGACGTCCGCAGTCCCGGTGTTCCGTCACGCGTGGTTCATCTACGCAAGCTGCCCAGCGACATAAACGAGGCCGAGGTCATCGGGCTCGGTTTGCCCTTTGGGAAAGTCACCAATCTGCTGATGCTGAAAGGGAAGAACCAG GCGTTCCTGGAGCTGAACAGCGAGGAGTGTGCTCAGACCATGGTGAGCTACTACTTGTCTGTGACACCCGTCATCAGAAACCACCCCATTTACATGCAATACTCCACCCACAAAGAGCTAAAGACGGACAACTCCCCCAACCAAGTG CGCGCCCAAGCTGCTCTGCAGGCGGTCAACGCTCTGCATGGCGGTGGCGCCATTGCCGGGGATGTGAGCGGCCTAGCGGGCGCCACCGCTCAAAGCCCCGTCCTGCGAGTCATTGTGGAGAACCTCTTCTACCCGGTCACCCTGGATGTACTGCACCAG ataTTTTCCAAATTCGGCACAGTTCTGAAGATCATCACATTTACAAAGAACAACCAGTTCCAGGCTCTCATCCAGTATGCTGATGCCATAATGGCCCACAATGCCAAA tGTCTGGATGGGCAGAACATCTACAATGCCTGCTGCACCCTCAGAATCAGCTTCTCTAAGCTCACCAACCTGAATGTCAAATACAACAACGACAAGAGCAGGGACTACACCCGCCTGGATCTCCCCACCGCTGACGCTCATCCCACCCTGGACCACCAGACCATGGCTGCTGCTGCCTTTG CTGCCCCTGGTATAATTTCTGCCTCTCCGTATGGAGGCGCTCATGCTTTCCCACCTGCTTTTGCCATCCAGCAAGCAG GTCTTGCAATGCCCGGCATCCCCGGTGCCTTGGCGTCATTGGGCGTCGGGCACAGCGGCATGGCGGCggcagccgccgccgccagtCGCCTCAGCCTGGCCGGGCTCGCTGCCGTCGGCGGACACAACGTCCTGTTGGTCAGCAATCTGAACCCGGAG AGCGTTACGCCACACTGCCTCTTTATTCTTTTCG GTGTGTATGGCGACGTGATGAGAGTCAAGATCCTGTTCAATAAAAAAGAGAACGCTCTGATCCAGATGGCCGATGGCAACCAGGCTCAGCTAG CCATCAGCCACCTGAATGGCCAGCGGCTGCTCGGCAGGGCCATCCGCGTGACGGTGTCCAAGCACACCACGGTGCAGTTGCCGAGAGAAGGCCAGGAGGACCAGGGCCTGACCAAGGACTACAGCAACTCACCGCTGCATCGCTTCAAAAAGCCCGGCTCCAAGAACTACTCAAACATCTTTCCACCATCGGCCACGCTCCATTTGTCCAATATACC GCCTGCTGTGGTGGAAGAAGACCTCAAGAGGCTTTTTGCCAGCTCAGGAGCCACAGTCAAAGCCTTCAAGTTCTTTCA AAACGATCGCAAGATGGCCCTGATCCAGATGGCCTCAGTGGAGGAGGCCATCGAGTGCCTGATTGAGTTCCACAACCACGACCTGGGAGAGAACCACCACCTCAGAGTGTCCTTCTCAAAATCCACCATCTGA
- the LOC144049374 gene encoding polypyrimidine tract-binding protein 1-like isoform X8, with protein MDGRLDADLYPLGSGYVPEIDPRVLSFHSSVHDISVGTKRGSDELFSSCISNGPYIMNSANGNDSKKFKGDVRSPGVPSRVVHLRKLPSDINEAEVIGLGLPFGKVTNLLMLKGKNQAFLELNSEECAQTMVSYYLSVTPVIRNHPIYMQYSTHKELKTDNSPNQVRAQAALQAVNALHGGGAIAGDVSGLAGATAQSPVLRVIVENLFYPVTLDVLHQIFSKFGTVLKIITFTKNNQFQALIQYADAIMAHNAKCLDGQNIYNACCTLRISFSKLTNLNVKYNNDKSRDYTRLDLPTADAHPTLDHQTMAAAAFAAPGIISASPYGGAHAFPPAFAIQQAVPFGPVCSSLGLAMPGIPGALASLGVGHSGMAAAAAAASRLSLAGLAAVGGHNVLLVSNLNPESVTPHCLFILFGVYGDVMRVKILFNKKENALIQMADGNQAQLAISHLNGQRLLGRAIRVTVSKHTTVQLPREGQEDQGLTKDYSNSPLHRFKKPGSKNYSNIFPPSATLHLSNIPPAVVEEDLKRLFASSGATVKAFKFFQNDRKMALIQMASVEEAIECLIEFHNHDLGENHHLRVSFSKSTI; from the exons aTGGACGG CCGCCTAGACGCTGACTTGTACCCTCTGGGATCCGGCTACGTCCCTGAAATTGA CCCCCGTGTTTTGTCTTTCCACAGCAGTGTCCATGACATATCAGTTGGCACGAAG AGAGGATCTGACGAGCTCTTTTCTTCCTGCATATCCAACGGGCCCTATATCATGAACTCAG CCAATGGCAACGACAGCAAAAAATTCAAGGGTGACGTCCGCAGTCCCGGTGTTCCGTCACGCGTGGTTCATCTACGCAAGCTGCCCAGCGACATAAACGAGGCCGAGGTCATCGGGCTCGGTTTGCCCTTTGGGAAAGTCACCAATCTGCTGATGCTGAAAGGGAAGAACCAG GCGTTCCTGGAGCTGAACAGCGAGGAGTGTGCTCAGACCATGGTGAGCTACTACTTGTCTGTGACACCCGTCATCAGAAACCACCCCATTTACATGCAATACTCCACCCACAAAGAGCTAAAGACGGACAACTCCCCCAACCAAGTG CGCGCCCAAGCTGCTCTGCAGGCGGTCAACGCTCTGCATGGCGGTGGCGCCATTGCCGGGGATGTGAGCGGCCTAGCGGGCGCCACCGCTCAAAGCCCCGTCCTGCGAGTCATTGTGGAGAACCTCTTCTACCCGGTCACCCTGGATGTACTGCACCAG ataTTTTCCAAATTCGGCACAGTTCTGAAGATCATCACATTTACAAAGAACAACCAGTTCCAGGCTCTCATCCAGTATGCTGATGCCATAATGGCCCACAATGCCAAA tGTCTGGATGGGCAGAACATCTACAATGCCTGCTGCACCCTCAGAATCAGCTTCTCTAAGCTCACCAACCTGAATGTCAAATACAACAACGACAAGAGCAGGGACTACACCCGCCTGGATCTCCCCACCGCTGACGCTCATCCCACCCTGGACCACCAGACCATGGCTGCTGCTGCCTTTG CTGCCCCTGGTATAATTTCTGCCTCTCCGTATGGAGGCGCTCATGCTTTCCCACCTGCTTTTGCCATCCAGCAAGCAG TACCCTTTGGACCCGTTTGCTCCTCCCTAGGTCTTGCAATGCCCGGCATCCCCGGTGCCTTGGCGTCATTGGGCGTCGGGCACAGCGGCATGGCGGCggcagccgccgccgccagtCGCCTCAGCCTGGCCGGGCTCGCTGCCGTCGGCGGACACAACGTCCTGTTGGTCAGCAATCTGAACCCGGAG AGCGTTACGCCACACTGCCTCTTTATTCTTTTCG GTGTGTATGGCGACGTGATGAGAGTCAAGATCCTGTTCAATAAAAAAGAGAACGCTCTGATCCAGATGGCCGATGGCAACCAGGCTCAGCTAG CCATCAGCCACCTGAATGGCCAGCGGCTGCTCGGCAGGGCCATCCGCGTGACGGTGTCCAAGCACACCACGGTGCAGTTGCCGAGAGAAGGCCAGGAGGACCAGGGCCTGACCAAGGACTACAGCAACTCACCGCTGCATCGCTTCAAAAAGCCCGGCTCCAAGAACTACTCAAACATCTTTCCACCATCGGCCACGCTCCATTTGTCCAATATACC GCCTGCTGTGGTGGAAGAAGACCTCAAGAGGCTTTTTGCCAGCTCAGGAGCCACAGTCAAAGCCTTCAAGTTCTTTCA AAACGATCGCAAGATGGCCCTGATCCAGATGGCCTCAGTGGAGGAGGCCATCGAGTGCCTGATTGAGTTCCACAACCACGACCTGGGAGAGAACCACCACCTCAGAGTGTCCTTCTCAAAATCCACCATCTGA
- the LOC144049374 gene encoding polypyrimidine tract-binding protein 1-like isoform X9, whose translation MDGRLDADLYPLGSGYVPEIDSVHDISVGTKRGSDELFSSCISNGPYIMNSANGNDSKKFKGDVRSPGVPSRVVHLRKLPSDINEAEVIGLGLPFGKVTNLLMLKGKNQAFLELNSEECAQTMVSYYLSVTPVIRNHPIYMQYSTHKELKTDNSPNQVRAQAALQAVNALHGGGAIAGDVSGLAGATAQSPVLRVIVENLFYPVTLDVLHQIFSKFGTVLKIITFTKNNQFQALIQYADAIMAHNAKCLDGQNIYNACCTLRISFSKLTNLNVKYNNDKSRDYTRLDLPTADAHPTLDHQTMAAAAFAAPGIISASPYGGAHAFPPAFAIQQAVPFGPVCSSLGLAMPGIPGALASLGVGHSGMAAAAAAASRLSLAGLAAVGGHNVLLVSNLNPESVTPHCLFILFGVYGDVMRVKILFNKKENALIQMADGNQAQLAISHLNGQRLLGRAIRVTVSKHTTVQLPREGQEDQGLTKDYSNSPLHRFKKPGSKNYSNIFPPSATLHLSNIPPAVVEEDLKRLFASSGATVKAFKFFQNDRKMALIQMASVEEAIECLIEFHNHDLGENHHLRVSFSKSTI comes from the exons aTGGACGG CCGCCTAGACGCTGACTTGTACCCTCTGGGATCCGGCTACGTCCCTGAAATTGA CAGTGTCCATGACATATCAGTTGGCACGAAG AGAGGATCTGACGAGCTCTTTTCTTCCTGCATATCCAACGGGCCCTATATCATGAACTCAG CCAATGGCAACGACAGCAAAAAATTCAAGGGTGACGTCCGCAGTCCCGGTGTTCCGTCACGCGTGGTTCATCTACGCAAGCTGCCCAGCGACATAAACGAGGCCGAGGTCATCGGGCTCGGTTTGCCCTTTGGGAAAGTCACCAATCTGCTGATGCTGAAAGGGAAGAACCAG GCGTTCCTGGAGCTGAACAGCGAGGAGTGTGCTCAGACCATGGTGAGCTACTACTTGTCTGTGACACCCGTCATCAGAAACCACCCCATTTACATGCAATACTCCACCCACAAAGAGCTAAAGACGGACAACTCCCCCAACCAAGTG CGCGCCCAAGCTGCTCTGCAGGCGGTCAACGCTCTGCATGGCGGTGGCGCCATTGCCGGGGATGTGAGCGGCCTAGCGGGCGCCACCGCTCAAAGCCCCGTCCTGCGAGTCATTGTGGAGAACCTCTTCTACCCGGTCACCCTGGATGTACTGCACCAG ataTTTTCCAAATTCGGCACAGTTCTGAAGATCATCACATTTACAAAGAACAACCAGTTCCAGGCTCTCATCCAGTATGCTGATGCCATAATGGCCCACAATGCCAAA tGTCTGGATGGGCAGAACATCTACAATGCCTGCTGCACCCTCAGAATCAGCTTCTCTAAGCTCACCAACCTGAATGTCAAATACAACAACGACAAGAGCAGGGACTACACCCGCCTGGATCTCCCCACCGCTGACGCTCATCCCACCCTGGACCACCAGACCATGGCTGCTGCTGCCTTTG CTGCCCCTGGTATAATTTCTGCCTCTCCGTATGGAGGCGCTCATGCTTTCCCACCTGCTTTTGCCATCCAGCAAGCAG TACCCTTTGGACCCGTTTGCTCCTCCCTAGGTCTTGCAATGCCCGGCATCCCCGGTGCCTTGGCGTCATTGGGCGTCGGGCACAGCGGCATGGCGGCggcagccgccgccgccagtCGCCTCAGCCTGGCCGGGCTCGCTGCCGTCGGCGGACACAACGTCCTGTTGGTCAGCAATCTGAACCCGGAG AGCGTTACGCCACACTGCCTCTTTATTCTTTTCG GTGTGTATGGCGACGTGATGAGAGTCAAGATCCTGTTCAATAAAAAAGAGAACGCTCTGATCCAGATGGCCGATGGCAACCAGGCTCAGCTAG CCATCAGCCACCTGAATGGCCAGCGGCTGCTCGGCAGGGCCATCCGCGTGACGGTGTCCAAGCACACCACGGTGCAGTTGCCGAGAGAAGGCCAGGAGGACCAGGGCCTGACCAAGGACTACAGCAACTCACCGCTGCATCGCTTCAAAAAGCCCGGCTCCAAGAACTACTCAAACATCTTTCCACCATCGGCCACGCTCCATTTGTCCAATATACC GCCTGCTGTGGTGGAAGAAGACCTCAAGAGGCTTTTTGCCAGCTCAGGAGCCACAGTCAAAGCCTTCAAGTTCTTTCA AAACGATCGCAAGATGGCCCTGATCCAGATGGCCTCAGTGGAGGAGGCCATCGAGTGCCTGATTGAGTTCCACAACCACGACCTGGGAGAGAACCACCACCTCAGAGTGTCCTTCTCAAAATCCACCATCTGA